One window of Felis catus isolate Fca126 chromosome D4, F.catus_Fca126_mat1.0, whole genome shotgun sequence genomic DNA carries:
- the INPP5E gene encoding phosphatidylinositol polyphosphate 5-phosphatase type IV isoform X1 produces the protein MPSKLACLGHSEASPPQPTAQGHLQPEGRMLKGQLPNAGQDLVPHPGSLPTNGCQGPEKSPVPPLSLPAGIGNEDPQAKAKPFTPKPPTRPRLERALSLDEKAWRRRRFRTSHEDLATRSGTSPSRGSLRDEAPQPPTHTGSPPCLSTSLQEIPTSRRAQGSTGGGPSSWGHCISGMISTSLDLLHRDGASAGSTARLPAVDQKAASNPPWTANSTGKSRLQSRLFRAHSSLGPGRPPSPLACDAKPSFSLLAPIRAKDVRSRSYLEGSLLASGALMGADELARYFPDRSMALFVATWNMQGQKELPPNLDELLLPAEADYAQDLYVIGVQEGCSDRREWEVRLQETLGPRYVTLYSTAHGALYMSVLIRRDLIWFCSEVESSTVTTRIVSHIKTKGALGVSFTFFGTSFLFITSHFTSGDGKVSERLLDYSRTVQGLALPRSVPDTSPYRSDAADVTTRFDGVFWFGDFNFRLNGGRVAVEAILKQDLGEKVSALLQHDQLTQEMKKGSIFKGFQEPDIHFLPSYKFDIGKDSYDTTSKQRTPSYTDRVVYRSRHKGDICPVKYSSCPGIKTSDHRPVYGLFRVKVRPGRDNIPLAAGKFDRELYLIGIKRRISKEIQQQQAPKDQHSSTICTVS, from the exons ATGCCGTCCAAGTTGGCGTGCCTGGGGCATTCAGAGGCATCTCCCCCGCAGCCCACCGCCCAGGGGCATCTGCAGCCCGAAGGCAGAATGCTGAAGGGACAGCTTCCCAACGCAGGCCAAGACCTCGTGCCCCACCCAGGGTCCCTGCCCACCAACGGCTGTCAGGGCCCCGAGAAGAGCCCCGTGCCCCCTCTGAGCCTTCCAGCGGGTATCGGCAATGAGGACCCACAAGCCAAGGCAAAACCCTTCACCCCAAAGCCACCGACGAGGCCCAGGCTGGAGCGAGCTCTGTCGCTGGACGAGAAGGCGTGGAGGAGGCGGCGCTTTCGAACCAGCCACGAGGACCTGGCCACGCGCAGTGGGaccagcccctccaggggctcttTGCGGGACgaggccccccagccccccacccacactGGCTCCCCACCCTGCCTGAGCACCTCCTTGCAGGAGATCCCCACGTCCCGCAGAGCCCAGGGCAGTACGGGAGGGGGCCCCTCCTCCTGGGGTCACTGTATCTCCGGAATGATCAGCACCTCCCTGGACCTCCTGCACCGGGACGGGGCCTCGGCGGGGAGCACCGCCAGGCTGCCCGCCGTGGACCAGAAGGCGGCCTCCAACCCGCCGTGGACCGCAAACTCCACCGGCAAGTCCCGCCTGCAGAGCAGACTGTTCCGGGCCCACAGCAGCCTGGGCCCCGGCCGGCCCCCGAGCCCCCTGGCCTGTGATGCCAAACCCTCCTTCAGCCTCCTGGCACCCATCCGCGCCAAGGACGTCCGAAGCAG GAGCTACCTGGAGGGGAGTCTCCTGGCGAGCGGGGCCCTGATGGGGGCGGACGAGCTGGCCCGGTACTTCCCGGACCGCAGCATGGCCCTCTTCGTGGCCACCTGGAACATGCAGGGCCAGAAG GAGCTGCCCCCGAACCTGGACGAGCTCCTGCTGCCCGCCGAGGCCGACTACGCCCAGGACCTGTATGTCATCGGGGTCCAGGAGGGCTGTTCCGACAG gCGGGAGTGGGAGGTGCGCCTGCAGGAGACGCTGGGCCCCCGCTACGTGACGCTGTACTCCACGGCCCACGGGGCGCTCTACATGTCCGTGCTCATCCGCAGGGACCTCATCTGGTTCTGCTCAG AGGTGGAGAGCTCCACGGTGACCACGCGCATCGTGTCTCACATCAAGACCAAGGGGGCCCTGGGCGTCAGCTTCACCTTCTTCGGCACCTCCTTCCTCTTCATCACGTCTCACTTCACCT CCGGAGACGGGAAGGTGAGCGAGAGGCTGCTGGACTACAGCAGAACCGTCCAGGGCCTGGCGCTGCCCAGGAGCGTGCCCGACACCAGCCCCTACCGCTCCGACGCCG CGGACGTCACCACCCGGTTCGATGGGGTGTTCTGGTTTGGAGACTTCAACTTCCGTCTGAACGGAGGGCGTGTGGCCGTGGAGGCCATCCTGAAGCAGGACCTGGGGGAGAAGGTGTCTGCCCTGCTCCAGCATGACCAGCTCACCCAGGAGATGAAGAAAG GGTCCATCTTCAAAGGCTTCCAGGAGCCGGACATCCATTTCCTCCCCTCGTACAAGTTTGACATTGGAAAGGACTCCTACGACACCACCTCCAAGCAAAGGACCCCCTCCTACACG GATCGGGTCGTGTACAGGAGCCGCCACAAGGGCGATATCTGTCCGGTCAAGTATTCCTCCTGCCCTGGCATCAAGACGTCCGACCACCGCCCCGTGTATGGTCTGTTCCGGGTGAAAGTGAGGCCAGGGAGAGACAA CATCCCCCTTGCTGCTGGCAAGTTTGACCGCGAACTATACTTGATAGGAATTAAAAGACGCATTTCCAAAGAAATTCAGCAGCAGCAGGCACCAAAGGATCAGCATTCCAGCACAATCTGTACGGTCTCTTGA
- the INPP5E gene encoding phosphatidylinositol polyphosphate 5-phosphatase type IV isoform X2: MLKGQLPNAGQDLVPHPGSLPTNGCQGPEKSPVPPLSLPAGIGNEDPQAKAKPFTPKPPTRPRLERALSLDEKAWRRRRFRTSHEDLATRSGTSPSRGSLRDEAPQPPTHTGSPPCLSTSLQEIPTSRRAQGSTGGGPSSWGHCISGMISTSLDLLHRDGASAGSTARLPAVDQKAASNPPWTANSTGKSRLQSRLFRAHSSLGPGRPPSPLACDAKPSFSLLAPIRAKDVRSRSYLEGSLLASGALMGADELARYFPDRSMALFVATWNMQGQKELPPNLDELLLPAEADYAQDLYVIGVQEGCSDRREWEVRLQETLGPRYVTLYSTAHGALYMSVLIRRDLIWFCSEVESSTVTTRIVSHIKTKGALGVSFTFFGTSFLFITSHFTSGDGKVSERLLDYSRTVQGLALPRSVPDTSPYRSDAADVTTRFDGVFWFGDFNFRLNGGRVAVEAILKQDLGEKVSALLQHDQLTQEMKKGSIFKGFQEPDIHFLPSYKFDIGKDSYDTTSKQRTPSYTDRVVYRSRHKGDICPVKYSSCPGIKTSDHRPVYGLFRVKVRPGRDNIPLAAGKFDRELYLIGIKRRISKEIQQQQAPKDQHSSTICTVS; this comes from the exons ATGCTGAAGGGACAGCTTCCCAACGCAGGCCAAGACCTCGTGCCCCACCCAGGGTCCCTGCCCACCAACGGCTGTCAGGGCCCCGAGAAGAGCCCCGTGCCCCCTCTGAGCCTTCCAGCGGGTATCGGCAATGAGGACCCACAAGCCAAGGCAAAACCCTTCACCCCAAAGCCACCGACGAGGCCCAGGCTGGAGCGAGCTCTGTCGCTGGACGAGAAGGCGTGGAGGAGGCGGCGCTTTCGAACCAGCCACGAGGACCTGGCCACGCGCAGTGGGaccagcccctccaggggctcttTGCGGGACgaggccccccagccccccacccacactGGCTCCCCACCCTGCCTGAGCACCTCCTTGCAGGAGATCCCCACGTCCCGCAGAGCCCAGGGCAGTACGGGAGGGGGCCCCTCCTCCTGGGGTCACTGTATCTCCGGAATGATCAGCACCTCCCTGGACCTCCTGCACCGGGACGGGGCCTCGGCGGGGAGCACCGCCAGGCTGCCCGCCGTGGACCAGAAGGCGGCCTCCAACCCGCCGTGGACCGCAAACTCCACCGGCAAGTCCCGCCTGCAGAGCAGACTGTTCCGGGCCCACAGCAGCCTGGGCCCCGGCCGGCCCCCGAGCCCCCTGGCCTGTGATGCCAAACCCTCCTTCAGCCTCCTGGCACCCATCCGCGCCAAGGACGTCCGAAGCAG GAGCTACCTGGAGGGGAGTCTCCTGGCGAGCGGGGCCCTGATGGGGGCGGACGAGCTGGCCCGGTACTTCCCGGACCGCAGCATGGCCCTCTTCGTGGCCACCTGGAACATGCAGGGCCAGAAG GAGCTGCCCCCGAACCTGGACGAGCTCCTGCTGCCCGCCGAGGCCGACTACGCCCAGGACCTGTATGTCATCGGGGTCCAGGAGGGCTGTTCCGACAG gCGGGAGTGGGAGGTGCGCCTGCAGGAGACGCTGGGCCCCCGCTACGTGACGCTGTACTCCACGGCCCACGGGGCGCTCTACATGTCCGTGCTCATCCGCAGGGACCTCATCTGGTTCTGCTCAG AGGTGGAGAGCTCCACGGTGACCACGCGCATCGTGTCTCACATCAAGACCAAGGGGGCCCTGGGCGTCAGCTTCACCTTCTTCGGCACCTCCTTCCTCTTCATCACGTCTCACTTCACCT CCGGAGACGGGAAGGTGAGCGAGAGGCTGCTGGACTACAGCAGAACCGTCCAGGGCCTGGCGCTGCCCAGGAGCGTGCCCGACACCAGCCCCTACCGCTCCGACGCCG CGGACGTCACCACCCGGTTCGATGGGGTGTTCTGGTTTGGAGACTTCAACTTCCGTCTGAACGGAGGGCGTGTGGCCGTGGAGGCCATCCTGAAGCAGGACCTGGGGGAGAAGGTGTCTGCCCTGCTCCAGCATGACCAGCTCACCCAGGAGATGAAGAAAG GGTCCATCTTCAAAGGCTTCCAGGAGCCGGACATCCATTTCCTCCCCTCGTACAAGTTTGACATTGGAAAGGACTCCTACGACACCACCTCCAAGCAAAGGACCCCCTCCTACACG GATCGGGTCGTGTACAGGAGCCGCCACAAGGGCGATATCTGTCCGGTCAAGTATTCCTCCTGCCCTGGCATCAAGACGTCCGACCACCGCCCCGTGTATGGTCTGTTCCGGGTGAAAGTGAGGCCAGGGAGAGACAA CATCCCCCTTGCTGCTGGCAAGTTTGACCGCGAACTATACTTGATAGGAATTAAAAGACGCATTTCCAAAGAAATTCAGCAGCAGCAGGCACCAAAGGATCAGCATTCCAGCACAATCTGTACGGTCTCTTGA
- the INPP5E gene encoding phosphatidylinositol polyphosphate 5-phosphatase type IV isoform X3 yields the protein MPSKLACLGHSEASPPQPTAQGHLQPEGRMLKGQLPNAGQDLVPHPGSLPTNGCQGPEKSPVPPLSLPAGIGNEDPQAKAKPFTPKPPTRPRLERALSLDEKAWRRRRFRTSHEDLATRSGTSPSRGSLRDEAPQPPTHTGSPPCLSTSLQEIPTSRRAQGSTGGGPSSWGHCISGMISTSLDLLHRDGASAGSTARLPAVDQKAASNPPWTANSTGKSRLQSRLFRAHSSLGPGRPPSPLACDAKPSFSLLAPIRAKDVRSRSYLEGSLLASGALMGADELARYFPDRSMALFVATWNMQGQKELPPNLDELLLPAEADYAQDLYVIGVQEGCSDRREWEVRLQETLGPRYVTLYSTAHGALYMSVLIRRDLIWFCSEVESSTVTTRIVSHIKTKGALGVSFTFFGTSFLFITSHFTSDVTTRFDGVFWFGDFNFRLNGGRVAVEAILKQDLGEKVSALLQHDQLTQEMKKGSIFKGFQEPDIHFLPSYKFDIGKDSYDTTSKQRTPSYTDRVVYRSRHKGDICPVKYSSCPGIKTSDHRPVYGLFRVKVRPGRDNIPLAAGKFDRELYLIGIKRRISKEIQQQQAPKDQHSSTICTVS from the exons ATGCCGTCCAAGTTGGCGTGCCTGGGGCATTCAGAGGCATCTCCCCCGCAGCCCACCGCCCAGGGGCATCTGCAGCCCGAAGGCAGAATGCTGAAGGGACAGCTTCCCAACGCAGGCCAAGACCTCGTGCCCCACCCAGGGTCCCTGCCCACCAACGGCTGTCAGGGCCCCGAGAAGAGCCCCGTGCCCCCTCTGAGCCTTCCAGCGGGTATCGGCAATGAGGACCCACAAGCCAAGGCAAAACCCTTCACCCCAAAGCCACCGACGAGGCCCAGGCTGGAGCGAGCTCTGTCGCTGGACGAGAAGGCGTGGAGGAGGCGGCGCTTTCGAACCAGCCACGAGGACCTGGCCACGCGCAGTGGGaccagcccctccaggggctcttTGCGGGACgaggccccccagccccccacccacactGGCTCCCCACCCTGCCTGAGCACCTCCTTGCAGGAGATCCCCACGTCCCGCAGAGCCCAGGGCAGTACGGGAGGGGGCCCCTCCTCCTGGGGTCACTGTATCTCCGGAATGATCAGCACCTCCCTGGACCTCCTGCACCGGGACGGGGCCTCGGCGGGGAGCACCGCCAGGCTGCCCGCCGTGGACCAGAAGGCGGCCTCCAACCCGCCGTGGACCGCAAACTCCACCGGCAAGTCCCGCCTGCAGAGCAGACTGTTCCGGGCCCACAGCAGCCTGGGCCCCGGCCGGCCCCCGAGCCCCCTGGCCTGTGATGCCAAACCCTCCTTCAGCCTCCTGGCACCCATCCGCGCCAAGGACGTCCGAAGCAG GAGCTACCTGGAGGGGAGTCTCCTGGCGAGCGGGGCCCTGATGGGGGCGGACGAGCTGGCCCGGTACTTCCCGGACCGCAGCATGGCCCTCTTCGTGGCCACCTGGAACATGCAGGGCCAGAAG GAGCTGCCCCCGAACCTGGACGAGCTCCTGCTGCCCGCCGAGGCCGACTACGCCCAGGACCTGTATGTCATCGGGGTCCAGGAGGGCTGTTCCGACAG gCGGGAGTGGGAGGTGCGCCTGCAGGAGACGCTGGGCCCCCGCTACGTGACGCTGTACTCCACGGCCCACGGGGCGCTCTACATGTCCGTGCTCATCCGCAGGGACCTCATCTGGTTCTGCTCAG AGGTGGAGAGCTCCACGGTGACCACGCGCATCGTGTCTCACATCAAGACCAAGGGGGCCCTGGGCGTCAGCTTCACCTTCTTCGGCACCTCCTTCCTCTTCATCACGTCTCACTTCACCT CGGACGTCACCACCCGGTTCGATGGGGTGTTCTGGTTTGGAGACTTCAACTTCCGTCTGAACGGAGGGCGTGTGGCCGTGGAGGCCATCCTGAAGCAGGACCTGGGGGAGAAGGTGTCTGCCCTGCTCCAGCATGACCAGCTCACCCAGGAGATGAAGAAAG GGTCCATCTTCAAAGGCTTCCAGGAGCCGGACATCCATTTCCTCCCCTCGTACAAGTTTGACATTGGAAAGGACTCCTACGACACCACCTCCAAGCAAAGGACCCCCTCCTACACG GATCGGGTCGTGTACAGGAGCCGCCACAAGGGCGATATCTGTCCGGTCAAGTATTCCTCCTGCCCTGGCATCAAGACGTCCGACCACCGCCCCGTGTATGGTCTGTTCCGGGTGAAAGTGAGGCCAGGGAGAGACAA CATCCCCCTTGCTGCTGGCAAGTTTGACCGCGAACTATACTTGATAGGAATTAAAAGACGCATTTCCAAAGAAATTCAGCAGCAGCAGGCACCAAAGGATCAGCATTCCAGCACAATCTGTACGGTCTCTTGA